TACATAATTAAAGAGAAAGTAACAAAAAGCAAATATGAAATCCAGAATAATTACCTTCACATGAAAGCAGAGAACACCAATATATACAAGGAAACTTCATTCTGAAACAATGATTTTTGCATTCTTTGTTACTTTCAGATTCTTGGAACAGGGAAAGCAAACAGCTTCTTGTTCTGTCAGAAAGAGAAAACAATGAATAAAATCTAACAAAATAGAATGAGTATACGCAGATTATTAAGTAAGCTAGAACTGTGCATATGCCATTGCCCCCATACCACACTATCTTTATTACATGTGATTTCAGAAATATTCATATCAAGATCATCTTAGTGTCTCAAAGTTCTTGAAAAAATCAGTCTTCACTTTGCACCTGGTAGATAATAATGGTTCCGAATGAGTATCAATGGCTACATAGCTTACATGTTCGTATCCAACACGGAAGGTATAGTTCTCGGTTTCATTAAATCTTTCACTGATGCCTCAGGCTAACCAACTCAATGTCGAATAAGAGAGTCCCAAGAGTAGAGCCTTCTCCATTGGCTAGACGAGTTGGATTGAAGATGGTCGTGAACAATCTCTGCCTGTCAAAAAACTGGAAAAATAATTTTGTGCTAATTAGTGGTGATGTGGGAGGAAAATTATGATGGAAAATAATCTTTCTAGAGTCCACATAATGACAATTCACAGAGATAATCAATCTAATAACTTTCCATTGGATGGAAAATTGTTAGGAAAGACAGTTTAGGAAGGAAAGCTAACCAGAAAACATTGGGGGTTGATCACTGATCAGTATAAACAAGTGTATATACAATCCCCTCATGTTATATATAGTAATTTTTCTACAAGAACTAGAAAAGTACAATGATTTTTCAATGTCAGTTGTATTCCTTGCAGCCTTTCACCCTTCTTAAATTGTACTACAATTATGTTCATGTTTATCACGTATGCTCACTTAGCTTTCCAATATTATCATGTATATGATAAGGTAGCAATCTAGCATGACTTGACATCTTTAAAGCTGTTTTCAACATGGTAAGAGAAGAGAGAATAGCACAAAGAGACCATCTGGCCAACTTTTCTTGTGGTAAATGGGACATAAGATTGAATCTTAGCTTACTAGCCACCCAAACAATAAAGCATTTCTGGCCAGAACCAGTAGTGGGAGAGATAACCCCACTTCCGAAAGTGATTTTTCAGTTTCCACTTTGCTGATAGACGATATAGTTTCAAAGATACTACTAGCTAAAATTTGAGGATTAATAATATAAGGAATAAAAGGATATAAAAACAAGTACATTAGGTGGTAGAGGTTCTTGTGATGTGCTTTGATATCCTTGAGATGGTGGAATGATGACCCTACGAATGCCACCTACTTTCATTGATTTCACAGCTTCTTCAATCCCTGAAATAACCTACAAATGATTTTGAGATATAGAAGATTAAAGATTTGCTTTCAAAGATCAAACAACACAGTAAAATCAATTCAACATCTAAAGGAAAAAAGTAGTTATCAGACGCACAACCATGACTATATTTGTTATCTTATTTGCCTTATTCAATCTTTTTTCTCAAGTTAACAATCAACCCTATTGTGTGTGTGTTTAGAGAAACCACTTTGCTTCTATCAGAACtgaaaaaataaactatcaaAAAAACACAAGAATGACACAACAAAGTCTATTGATGATAATTCCTACATAGCTACTAGATACAGAAACCTCCACATTCCTTATACAAGAAACAGCATACACCATTCGGTGGTTATGTACATTGATACTGAGTGATTCAAGAACTTACTTTTCCAGATCCAAGGACGAATACAAAAGGACTTGGTTCACCATTTTGATCTTTATGCTCATATGTTGAATCAAAACGCCATCCTTGTTTAGCTGCCAATCTTCCATAGTAATGAATTGCAACCTTCAAAATCAAAGTCCACATTCCTAATTTCAGATGGGAAGCTTTTATATGATAACCAAAGACAAAATTCAAAACTGTTCGACGAAATACCAAGCCGAAAATTCAGATGGAAAGAAAGCATATACACAGAAAGATAGAAAGATATAATCAGCTGTCAAATTTCCATAGGCAGACACGCTTTTCTCATTCACCcaaatttataaagaaaaatggaaaatttAGAAATCGAGCTTCCAATCATACTTAAAGTTAAACCCGTTTTTAATGGCAGTGCCTCAGATTATAAAATGAGTAATAAGTAATACGAGACGAAAGATTACCTGGTCGCCATTGGAGGGAACTTCTCCGGAGCCAAGACGGAGATCCAAAGCCTTAACGCCACCTGAATTAGGGAGCTCGAAGAAGTCCGATATGGCGGACGAGGCAGAAGCTGGAGTGAGTAAAGAGAGTAGGGAAGAACAAGTGGCAGAGATGAAGGAAAGAGATAAAGCTTCTCTTCTGGTTGTGGATGGGGATGATAATGGAGGACGGGGAGGAGGAGTTGCAGAAATGGTCTCAGAGGAAGACGACATACGTGTCACGAAACGATTGGTGAGACTTTGTGGAACACGGAAGCATTGGTGGGGTGCGATGCACTGGAGAATCATCTTTCTTTTGAGAATTTGAGTAGTTTTCCTTATCTCATTTCTGGCCACATTAATAATTCTTGGggtttctttttttatttataaataatagaaattttttattttctttagcaTAAAAGTGAATTTAAGGAAAAATGTTTATTAAGAGCTTAagtgagtatttttcaaaaaaaaaaaaaaaaaaaaaaaaagagagagctTAAGTGAGTATTTTTTTactttgttattttaatatattttttaaaagtagGGGTTTTTGACATTATTTtgaatgaataattttttttattaaaaaaaaaagctaaaagttagaaaattttgagaacaataaAATGTTATTctcatttttcaaaaatatttttttcttttatatgacATTCTCTCATTATTTTCCATTTATCACTTAttctttcatcattttttttatccTCAATTTTTCATTACTTTcttatctcattatttataggAAATTTCATACTTTATGCATGATAATACACACTAAttcaaaaatatgaaaaaattagGTGGCATCCTAAAAATTtgcatttaaatttttttttttactataatgcCCCTCTCAttaactcttctctttctctctcaatctaTATATCTCTCACACTCTCCATTCCTCTCTCTACTACGACGACATCACCACCACTACCTCAccattgaagctctttttcttacTCAAAATTTGTTTCTCTCTATCATTTTTATTTCGGATCTCTATCCATGACCTTCATTTGGATTGAAGCACATACCCCCATTAACACCACCATTGAAGTACCCATTGAAGGACTCATCAAAATTGTGTGTTCTACATACAAATTTTAAGATTTTACATggtctaatcttgtagatctcgaaaaatacaaaaattaaaaaaaaaatcatttgaaatGGTCATTTGAGAGAAATCATCCTAAAGAAGTAGAATTTGTTATTAGTTAttgttggttaagatatttgcaaattaagttgttattttatctctataattattagatatggttggttaagatatttgtggattaagtTGTTATTATATCTCTATGGTTATTAGTTATGGTTGGTTGTagattatgattttattttatggTTGGTTAAGATagttgtggattaggttgtaatTTTATTGTgaattagataattaaatgaaattttcgtaactttagggtgatGTAACTTTGAACCTggttttgacccagttatattatgattttggaaaactagtatttctataaagttgtaTGTATTTGAATTAGCTTTCCAACAATACAAATATTGTCTAAATCGGACTCGTACAactctagttatgttgattttactataaATGTGTCTAGAATGTAGTTAGAGGTTGAGAGATTCTTTCCTAGATAGTTTTATagttagattattcctcaattatttaatcaaaatattaataagataatgtagAGATATTCTCTCTAGAgattaggattctattttatttgaatttcaaatttgaGAGTAGTTGGAGTAAAATTAGGAGAGAAGTTGGGACTCTAACTCTATAAATAGACATTTGTGCTCTTCATTTTTCACACACTCAAAGCTTCAAACACTCTTTCATTTTCAAAAATTACTCTCAAAAGTTCTATCATTTGTGTTCAATAATCTCCATAAAGCCAAAATATCCAAAGAACACTAGTAGTGTTCGaaatcttcttctttttcttttaagtttGAAACCTAATCTCATTGCCATCACCATCATAAATCCTCCACTTAGCATAAATATACCAAGCCCAAATAACCATTTATATAGCCGAAAAATACCATAAGCTTATTAAAGTTCAAACTTTAGTTGTTTTGAAGATAGTCATTGTTCTTGGAGGCTCGGGATATTTAGATCATGATATCTTGATTCTAGGGTGAAGGTATGTGCAACGcactaatttctcatagattatcgagaacacagcgttggatcataatcgtaaatattgctcttttattaaataaaaacttgagaataaataaatacatggatccatagTTTTACAAAAACagaataattgtctttaacataaaaatatgagcaacatttaaataaaaatttaaaataattattctttaataaaattaGGCCCgattgatcttcctcgactatatggtccacacgaatacatcacgaagctcttaggtccccactcgccaccgacatttctatccttaattgcctgaaataacaacatcataaggagtgagcttctaagcccagtaaggaaaatacatacaaaagttagtcatataatcaaacataacataaattcacaaaagtcatacaaacacaaacctctagatcatatcataacttaagtcataatctaagtcataaatcatcaatcatactctaagtcataagtcatagatcataagtcataagtcatagaccataactataggtcataggtcatttTTTCTCCCTCATCGCGACCCATCTTTCTACCATTTCCAAAACTATTAGTCAATTTGTTCACTTGCTCGACCACTTCAATACCAGTCAATATAGTTGGACATTCTGAAGCTTTTTCACTTAACTTGGATGTATACTTCTTCCTTTGATAACAATGTTGTTTTGGTAGAAATCTGGTATGATTGCAATAAGACATCTTCTTActatgcttcaaccaaacaacatcTATATACTCACCACAAATAGGACAAGTATATTTTCCTTTAGTCACACATCCAACCagatttccataagcaggaaaatcatttatggtccatagcaacattgcccttaaattgaaaattttcttcGTAGAAGCATTATACGCTTAAACGTCGTTCCATAGTTCAAGTAATTCATCTATTAAGGGctccaaataaacatctatatcatTTCCAGTTTGCTTTGGTCCAGGAATCAGCATAGATAGAAAGGTAAATTGTATACAACGAGCATTACTGGGCAACAACTGTATACAGAACTCATACTTTTATAAGGGTTAATGCCATCAGCAACAAGTCCTAATCGAAGGTTGTTAGGTTCAAGTGAAAAATCTGGCAATCTCTCTTTAATTACATCCCAAGCCTTTGAATCTACTAGGTGGCGCATCTTCCCATCTATGCTTTTATTAGTAAAATGCCACTTTAGACATGTAGATGTCTCCTTGGATCTAAACATCCTTTGAAGCCTTGGTGTAATGGGAAAATATCTCAACAACTTTGTAGGTTGGCCTAGTAAAATCTCATTTGTGTGCTCATTTTGTTTCCTTCTTGAAGAATTACACTTGGGACATTCTTGGGCATCAATATTTTCTTTCGTAAACAAACAACAATCATTAACATAAGCATGGACATGCTTATAGTTAAGATTATACTTCTTCATAAACTTGTTAACTGCATACATAGATGTTTGTTACATCCAGATtttgagccttaagaattgtgatctcgaaagctggattcgtaaggaatggactcgtaatatctggaacgtgtccgcaacctaggcaccgagccTGCAAAGCAAAGacaacttcgaagatggtagcctcgaaaccattATAAGCTCGAAAAACAGATATCAAAGCACGTCTGTTCTCatatggcctcggatcaggggctccgagcctgacataagtatgagctcgaagtagCGTGATCTCCGGGAGATGTCAcagctcgaaagtcagtaagagaCCCAGGTGGGAACAACACTgacaatgtagattgataacttggGATATTCCAGTGAGTCATTTTAGAGAGACGTGGTCTGcattgattgttgtaaatcccctataataaagggatatttattatgcagttatacgccccctgatcttcatgggacgcttccttgtatataggattacaggcttttaatgccattaaatttatttgcatttaaagaataacttcccaaaatatgtgggatagtattctgaaacctcctctataaatagagaggttatgcaccattgtaaatgaccgaattttgataatcttgagagaaaactctggagaattcattcttgaagaattttcagagatcatcttaagttaataacaaagactcgtggactaggcagagttaactgctgaaccacgtaaaaaatctcatttgtgttatcatatttcttttggccataaccagttattgttttcgtgctcttatttcactgttgacaaaaaacggcgtcaacaatgttAGAAGTAGATTATCTTTTGGCAACATAGctttgatcatctccaacatctcagtGAATCCAACATCTGAGAATCAATGCTTTGTTTTCAGATTATATAGGTCAACAATAGATGAAAGTTTAGTATACTTTGAGCAACCTTCAGACAATGGTGATTCTGCATCCAATAATAGCCTATTAAAATCTTCATCAACATTAGTCGAATATGCTTCAACATCATTAGTCGAATATACTTTAGCAGTTTGAAATACATCTTGAAGACCTAATATTTGTCGTGCTATTTTGATGTAGATCTTCTCCATGATGGAACCATGTTTTATAAGATTTGTCCATGCCATATGATTAgtactcaaaaatatcattttattaatcttaaagtgtaaaattaattaagttttaa
The Humulus lupulus chromosome 6, drHumLupu1.1, whole genome shotgun sequence DNA segment above includes these coding regions:
- the LOC133783113 gene encoding peptidyl-prolyl cis-trans isomerase FKBP17-1, chloroplastic gives rise to the protein MILQCIAPHQCFRVPQSLTNRFVTRMSSSSETISATPPPRPPLSSPSTTRREALSLSFISATCSSLLSLLTPASASSAISDFFELPNSGGVKALDLRLGSGEVPSNGDQVAIHYYGRLAAKQGWRFDSTYEHKDQNGEPSPFVFVLGSGKVISGIEEAVKSMKVGGIRRVIIPPSQGYQSTSQEPLPPNFFDRQRLFTTIFNPTRLANGEGSTLGTLLFDIELVSLRHQ